In the genome of Ensifer adhaerens, one region contains:
- a CDS encoding Putative signal transducing protein — MEELVRTNDPVLISFLESLMRDAGIVCMVADQTMSILDGSIGAIPRRVLVDGERLDEARAIVKDAGLGAELRDRKPT, encoded by the coding sequence TTGGAAGAGCTTGTGCGGACGAATGATCCGGTGCTGATCTCATTCCTGGAAAGTCTGATGCGAGACGCGGGAATTGTCTGCATGGTTGCGGACCAGACGATGAGCATTCTCGACGGCTCGATCGGCGCCATCCCGCGCCGCGTCCTGGTCGATGGCGAGCGGCTGGATGAGGCACGCGCCATCGTCAAGGACGCGGGCCTCGGTGCGGAGCTGAGGGACAGGAAGCCGACGTGA
- a CDS encoding octaprenyl-diphosphate synthase: MGVVIPLEENKNKQASVKPLVDLTQSGMNRVNQLILSKAGSDVEMIPEVANHLISSGGKRLRPMLTLAAAELCGYVGENHIRLAASVEFMHTATLLHDDVVDESALRRGKSTARMIWGNQASVLVGDFLLGQAFKMMVDAGSMEALDVLATAATVIAEGEVMQLSAAKNMETTEDDYLAVIRAKTAALFAAAAEVGPIVAGESKAMRNALKSYGMNLGLAFQLVDDVLDYGGSSAELGKNTGDDFREGKITLPVILAYRRGSDEERSFWKRAIEQGQSSDENLAIAMGLIKKYGSLADTITRARHYGTIARDALAPLPDTPLKGALLEVIDFCIERVS; this comes from the coding sequence TTGGGCGTCGTCATACCGCTTGAAGAAAACAAAAACAAACAGGCATCGGTCAAGCCACTCGTGGACCTGACCCAGAGCGGCATGAACAGAGTCAACCAGCTGATCCTGTCGAAGGCCGGGTCGGACGTCGAGATGATCCCAGAAGTGGCCAATCACCTCATTTCGTCCGGCGGCAAGCGGCTGCGTCCGATGCTGACGCTGGCCGCGGCGGAACTGTGCGGCTATGTCGGCGAAAACCACATCCGCCTTGCCGCATCCGTCGAGTTCATGCACACCGCCACGCTGCTGCACGACGATGTCGTTGACGAAAGCGCGCTACGGCGCGGCAAATCCACCGCTCGGATGATCTGGGGCAACCAGGCAAGCGTGCTGGTCGGCGACTTCCTGCTCGGCCAGGCCTTCAAGATGATGGTCGATGCCGGCTCGATGGAGGCGCTTGACGTGCTGGCAACCGCCGCGACCGTCATTGCCGAAGGTGAAGTCATGCAGCTTTCGGCCGCCAAGAACATGGAAACGACGGAAGACGACTATCTCGCCGTCATCCGGGCAAAGACGGCGGCGCTCTTTGCCGCCGCTGCCGAAGTCGGCCCGATCGTGGCCGGCGAGAGCAAGGCGATGCGCAATGCGCTGAAATCCTACGGCATGAATCTCGGCCTTGCCTTCCAGCTGGTCGATGACGTGCTCGACTATGGCGGTTCGAGCGCCGAACTGGGCAAGAATACGGGCGACGATTTCCGCGAAGGCAAGATCACGCTGCCGGTCATTCTGGCCTATCGACGCGGCTCGGATGAGGAGCGCAGCTTCTGGAAGCGGGCCATCGAGCAGGGTCAGTCCAGCGACGAGAACCTGGCGATCGCCATGGGCCTGATCAAGAAATACGGCAGCCTCGCCGATACGATCACACGCGCGCGCCACTACGGCACGATCGCACGGGATGCGCTGGCGCCGCTGCCCGATACGCCGCTCAAAGGAGCACTTCTCGAGGTGATCGATTTCTGTATCGAGCGGGTGAGCTGA
- a CDS encoding Tetratricopeptide repeat-containing protein, whose product MRKLSLSALLCSAALAALLAGAGGAWAKSADTPAKPEVEVKFDPDSVDSFSGAYLAGFTADSDGDYKHAIELYRVALDFEPNNLQIQERLMINLFLNGDFDEGVKLAQTLRKDPAVERVTTLSLGIDAIRQKQYSKARKLLVYKGPNDLDRMMNSLLVAWADFGAGKKKEAIDSVVNLNGPEWFKIFKNYHAGVMSALAGDKDGARKYLTDAITDKEGGAAAQDVFVRAVIALAGVEAQAGDKQKAFDAIASGEQLTGRYAPFQTVRSMIEKGDPIKQQVASPADGAGAVLFSVGSALNQSVSGNVGMRDNAQEIVAFYLNAALALSPESSDVMILLGSVADGAGKPEKAIEYYKKVDPASPMHRVSELQLGLDLSQTGKTEEAEQHLKSLIAEDPSDFRSYLALGSVYADKENYAAMASTYDDAVKAIGPNPTRAQWAVFYQRGIAYERLKKWADAEPNFKKALELFPDQPQVLNYLGYSWIDMNMNLDEGMAMIKKAVELRPDDGYIVDSLGWAYYRTGKYEDAVRELQRAVQLKEADATINDHYGDALWRVGRKLEATFQWNRALIAKPEPDLEAKIKAKLKDGLPDLNGKTPAEADAEKAIQTPAADAPGKKS is encoded by the coding sequence ATGCGGAAATTGTCACTTTCGGCTCTTCTTTGCAGCGCAGCGCTTGCGGCACTTCTTGCCGGCGCGGGCGGCGCATGGGCCAAGTCGGCGGACACACCCGCCAAGCCGGAAGTCGAGGTGAAGTTCGATCCGGATTCCGTTGACAGTTTCTCGGGAGCCTATCTCGCCGGTTTCACCGCAGACAGCGACGGCGATTACAAGCACGCAATCGAACTCTATCGCGTGGCGCTCGATTTCGAGCCGAACAATCTGCAGATCCAGGAGCGGTTGATGATCAACCTGTTCCTGAACGGCGACTTCGATGAGGGGGTGAAGCTCGCCCAGACGCTGCGAAAGGACCCGGCGGTCGAGCGCGTGACGACGCTTTCGCTCGGCATCGATGCAATCCGGCAGAAACAATATTCCAAGGCGCGCAAGCTCCTGGTCTACAAGGGTCCGAACGATCTCGACCGGATGATGAACTCGCTTCTCGTCGCATGGGCGGATTTCGGCGCCGGCAAGAAGAAGGAAGCGATCGATTCGGTCGTGAACCTCAACGGTCCCGAATGGTTCAAGATCTTCAAGAATTACCACGCCGGCGTCATGTCGGCGCTGGCCGGTGACAAGGACGGCGCCCGCAAGTATCTCACCGACGCCATCACCGACAAGGAAGGCGGCGCTGCCGCGCAGGACGTCTTCGTGCGCGCCGTGATCGCACTGGCCGGTGTCGAGGCGCAGGCGGGCGACAAGCAGAAGGCGTTCGACGCCATCGCATCCGGCGAGCAGCTGACGGGCCGCTATGCGCCGTTCCAGACCGTGCGGTCGATGATCGAGAAGGGCGACCCGATCAAGCAGCAGGTGGCGTCTCCGGCAGATGGCGCCGGCGCCGTGCTCTTTTCGGTCGGCAGCGCGCTCAACCAGTCCGTCAGCGGCAATGTCGGCATGCGCGACAATGCGCAGGAAATCGTGGCATTCTACCTCAACGCCGCGCTGGCGCTTTCGCCCGAGAGTTCCGATGTCATGATCCTTCTGGGCAGCGTCGCCGATGGCGCCGGCAAGCCGGAGAAGGCGATCGAGTACTACAAGAAGGTCGATCCGGCCTCGCCCATGCATCGCGTGTCCGAACTGCAGCTGGGTCTCGACCTCAGCCAGACCGGCAAGACGGAGGAGGCCGAACAGCATCTCAAGTCGCTGATCGCCGAAGACCCGTCGGATTTCCGCTCCTATCTGGCGCTCGGGAGCGTCTATGCGGACAAGGAAAACTATGCCGCCATGGCTTCGACCTATGATGACGCGGTGAAGGCGATCGGCCCGAATCCGACGCGCGCTCAATGGGCGGTCTTCTACCAGCGCGGCATTGCTTACGAGCGGCTGAAGAAATGGGCCGATGCCGAGCCCAACTTCAAGAAGGCGCTGGAGCTCTTCCCCGACCAGCCGCAGGTGCTGAACTATCTCGGCTATTCCTGGATCGACATGAACATGAACCTCGATGAGGGCATGGCCATGATCAAGAAGGCGGTGGAACTGCGCCCCGACGACGGCTACATCGTCGATTCGCTGGGCTGGGCCTACTACCGCACCGGCAAGTATGAAGATGCGGTGCGCGAGCTTCAGCGCGCCGTGCAATTGAAGGAAGCCGATGCCACGATCAACGATCACTATGGTGATGCGTTGTGGCGGGTTGGCCGCAAGCTGGAAGCCACCTTCCAGTGGAACCGGGCGCTGATTGCCAAGCCGGAGCCGGACCTTGAGGCCAAGATCAAGGCCAAGCTGAAGGATGGCCTGCCGGATCTGAATGGAAAGACACCGGCGGAAGCGGATGCCGAAAAGGCAATTCAGACCCCTGCGGCCGACGCTCCGGGCAAGAAATCCTGA
- a CDS encoding 4-diphosphocytidyl-2-C-methyl-D-erythritol kinase: protein MAFREIAPAKINLALHVTGRRDDGYHLLETVVTFSEAGDVVTVDSAREDSFAMTGRFSQGLSREAGGSDGNLVLRARDALRAALAEEGLGAPPVAIHLEKNLPVASGIGGGSADAAATLRALLRHWHARPAAATLDRLALKLGADIPMCLVGNPLMATGVGENITLLPGMPSFHCILANPLQPVSTPQVFQRLTEKNNPAIGPLPALTGLSDWLGWLGGLRNDLEPPARQLQSRIAELSGLMKDTGAALVRMSGSGASCFALYETETQARESLERLSSARPQWFFMQTRTVGTGENSDARS, encoded by the coding sequence ATGGCTTTCCGTGAAATCGCGCCGGCGAAGATCAATCTTGCGCTACACGTGACAGGGCGGCGCGATGACGGCTACCACCTTCTTGAAACGGTCGTGACCTTTTCGGAAGCGGGAGATGTCGTGACCGTCGATTCCGCGAGGGAGGATTCCTTCGCGATGACCGGTCGTTTTTCGCAGGGGCTTTCCCGCGAGGCCGGCGGGTCGGACGGCAATCTCGTCCTGCGAGCGCGGGACGCGCTTCGTGCGGCTCTGGCCGAGGAGGGACTGGGCGCACCACCCGTCGCCATCCACCTGGAAAAGAACCTGCCGGTCGCTTCGGGGATCGGTGGCGGTTCGGCGGACGCGGCAGCAACGCTGCGCGCGCTGCTGCGCCATTGGCATGCACGTCCGGCCGCGGCGACCCTCGACAGGCTCGCGCTGAAGCTCGGGGCGGATATTCCGATGTGTCTCGTCGGGAACCCGTTGATGGCAACCGGGGTCGGCGAGAATATCACGCTCTTGCCCGGCATGCCTTCCTTTCACTGCATCCTCGCCAATCCCTTGCAGCCCGTTTCCACCCCGCAGGTGTTCCAGCGCCTGACAGAGAAGAACAATCCGGCCATCGGGCCCCTCCCCGCGCTTACCGGCCTTTCCGACTGGCTCGGATGGCTTGGCGGCCTGCGCAATGATCTCGAGCCACCGGCAAGACAATTACAGAGCAGAATCGCCGAGCTTTCCGGACTAATGAAGGATACGGGGGCAGCTCTTGTCAGGATGTCCGGATCGGGTGCAAGCTGCTTTGCGCTCTACGAGACGGAGACGCAGGCGCGCGAGAGCCTGGAAAGACTGAGCTCGGCGCGACCGCAATGGTTCTTCATGCAAACGCGCACGGTGGGAACGGGAGAGAATAGCGATGCCAGGTCTTGA
- a CDS encoding molybdenum cofactor biosynthesis protein B, with the protein MPGLDETRPFISVGIAILTVSDTRTLADDKSGDTLQARILDAGHKLVDRAIVTDDKALIRARVEAWTRQDDIDVVITTGGTGFTGRDVTPEALEPLFEKRMDGFSEVFHRISYDKIGTSTIQSRATGGVANATFIFVLPGSPGACKDAWDGILKGQLDYRHMPCNFVEIMPRLDEHLKRGQSSN; encoded by the coding sequence ATGCCAGGTCTTGACGAAACCCGACCCTTCATTTCCGTCGGCATTGCCATCCTGACCGTGTCCGACACGCGGACGCTGGCCGACGACAAGTCGGGCGATACGCTGCAAGCGCGCATTCTAGACGCTGGCCACAAGCTCGTCGACCGCGCTATCGTGACGGATGACAAGGCGCTGATCCGCGCACGCGTGGAGGCCTGGACAAGGCAGGACGACATCGACGTCGTCATTACGACCGGCGGGACGGGCTTTACCGGGCGCGATGTCACGCCCGAAGCGCTGGAGCCTCTGTTTGAAAAGCGGATGGATGGGTTTTCCGAGGTCTTCCATCGCATTTCCTACGACAAGATCGGCACATCGACGATCCAGTCCCGCGCCACGGGCGGCGTTGCCAACGCAACGTTCATCTTCGTCCTGCCGGGCTCCCCGGGGGCCTGCAAGGACGCCTGGGACGGGATTTTGAAGGGCCAGCTCGACTATAGGCACATGCCCTGCAATTTCGTGGAAATCATGCCACGCCTGGACGAGCACCTGAAGCGGGGACAGTCGTCCAACTGA
- a CDS encoding DNA repair photolyase produces the protein MAIRTDFAEGAFAPSHRADVAEALATASGARIDLNRRRGRASALNMAGRFESLERTRTDDGWDIPEELPPFKTEVQVEKPRTALTRNESPDIPFDRSVNPYRGCEHGCIYCFARPSHSYMGLSAGLDFEAKLFAKPDIAKLLERELSKPGYKPRPIAIGTNTDPYQPIEKEWRIMRQVLEVLEAAHHPVTIVTKSALVTRDIDILGRMAKEGLAKVALSVTTLDRALARTMEPRAATPAKRLEAIRELSDAGIPVGAMMAPIIPGLTDHEIERVLDSVKAAGAREANYVLLRLPFEVSPLFRDWLLRNYPDRYRHVMSLIRSMRDGKDYDAEFGKRMKGAGPYAWQIHRRFQMACKRLGLDQQRLPLRDDLFVPPSGSGVQLSLL, from the coding sequence ATGGCAATTCGAACGGATTTTGCCGAGGGCGCGTTTGCGCCTTCGCACAGGGCAGACGTGGCTGAAGCGCTGGCGACGGCGTCGGGAGCACGTATCGACCTCAACCGTCGGCGTGGCCGCGCGTCGGCCCTTAACATGGCCGGTCGGTTCGAGTCGCTGGAGCGGACACGGACCGACGACGGCTGGGACATTCCCGAGGAGCTGCCGCCCTTCAAGACAGAGGTTCAGGTGGAAAAGCCGCGCACGGCGCTGACGCGCAACGAGTCGCCGGACATTCCCTTTGATCGCTCGGTCAACCCGTATCGCGGGTGCGAGCATGGCTGCATCTATTGCTTCGCGCGCCCGTCGCATTCCTACATGGGTCTGTCTGCGGGGCTTGATTTCGAGGCGAAGCTCTTTGCCAAGCCGGACATCGCGAAGCTTCTGGAACGCGAACTTTCAAAGCCCGGCTACAAGCCGCGCCCGATCGCCATCGGCACCAATACCGATCCTTATCAGCCGATCGAGAAGGAATGGCGGATCATGCGCCAGGTTCTCGAAGTGCTGGAGGCCGCACATCATCCGGTGACGATCGTTACCAAATCGGCGCTGGTGACCCGCGATATCGATATTCTCGGCCGCATGGCGAAGGAAGGTCTCGCGAAAGTCGCTCTGTCCGTCACCACACTGGACCGGGCTCTGGCGCGCACCATGGAACCTCGGGCGGCCACGCCGGCCAAGAGGCTGGAGGCGATCAGGGAACTTTCGGACGCGGGGATTCCCGTTGGCGCCATGATGGCGCCGATCATTCCCGGGCTGACCGACCATGAGATTGAGCGGGTGCTCGACAGTGTGAAGGCAGCAGGCGCGCGCGAGGCCAACTACGTTCTCCTGCGTCTGCCGTTCGAGGTCAGTCCCCTGTTTCGCGACTGGCTCCTGCGCAACTATCCGGATCGCTATCGCCATGTCATGTCGCTGATCCGCTCCATGCGCGACGGCAAGGATTATGATGCGGAATTCGGAAAGCGGATGAAGGGGGCCGGGCCCTATGCCTGGCAGATCCATCGCCGGTTCCAGATGGCCTGCAAGCGGCTCGGTCTCGACCAGCAACGTCTTCCGCTTCGCGACGACCTTTTCGTACCGCCATCCGGCTCGGGAGTGCAGTTGTCTCTTCTCTAA
- a CDS encoding RNase HII has translation MIKRLPADSPTLFALPEGPDFAFEDMARREGFQLIAGADEAGRGPLAGPVVAAAVLFHDRHTPKGLNDSKQLSIAQREHLYEEIMATATVAIASSSAPTIDRIDIRKASLDAMRRALLLLTLRPDFALIDGRDVPPDLHCRGKAVVKGDARSLSIAAASIVAKVTRDRMMARAGLVFPAYGFERHAGYATSEHRDAITKVGGCMLHRMSFRPLRQDDGGA, from the coding sequence ATGATCAAACGCCTGCCCGCCGATTCCCCCACTCTTTTCGCCCTTCCTGAGGGTCCCGATTTCGCCTTCGAGGACATGGCGCGGCGGGAAGGCTTCCAGCTGATTGCCGGCGCGGACGAGGCCGGACGTGGCCCGCTGGCCGGACCGGTGGTCGCGGCAGCCGTGCTCTTCCACGACAGGCACACGCCCAAGGGGCTCAACGATTCCAAGCAGCTGAGCATTGCTCAGCGAGAGCATCTGTATGAAGAGATCATGGCAACCGCCACGGTTGCCATTGCCTCGTCGAGCGCCCCGACGATCGACCGGATTGATATCCGCAAGGCCAGCCTGGATGCCATGCGGCGTGCACTTCTGCTTCTGACCCTGAGGCCGGATTTCGCCCTGATCGATGGGCGTGACGTCCCGCCCGACCTGCATTGCCGCGGCAAGGCAGTCGTGAAGGGCGACGCACGGTCGCTCTCCATTGCCGCCGCATCCATCGTGGCTAAGGTCACCCGTGACCGCATGATGGCGCGGGCAGGACTTGTTTTTCCCGCCTATGGCTTCGAGCGCCATGCCGGCTATGCGACGAGCGAACATCGCGATGCCATCACGAAGGTTGGCGGGTGCATGCTGCATCGCATGAGCTTTCGGCCGCTGAGGCAGGATGACGGCGGCGCCTGA
- a CDS encoding F-type H+-transporting ATPase subunit b: MNATDWATLWAFVSLLLFLALVIYLKVPGTIGKALDKRADDIKAHLAEAARLRDEAQALLAEYQRKRKEAEAEAEHIVASAKREAAALAEDAKRKTEDYVARRNQLSEQKIKQAEADAISAVRSAAVDIAIAAAQKVAAEKASGATGDALFQNAIEQVRTRLN, encoded by the coding sequence ATGAACGCAACAGATTGGGCAACACTCTGGGCCTTCGTTTCGCTGCTTCTGTTCCTCGCGCTGGTGATCTATCTCAAGGTTCCGGGCACGATCGGCAAGGCACTCGACAAGCGGGCCGACGACATCAAGGCACATCTGGCTGAAGCCGCTCGTCTTCGCGATGAGGCTCAGGCGCTGCTGGCTGAGTATCAGCGCAAGCGCAAGGAAGCCGAAGCTGAAGCCGAGCACATCGTTGCCAGCGCCAAGCGCGAGGCTGCTGCTCTCGCAGAAGATGCCAAGCGCAAGACGGAAGATTACGTCGCGCGCCGCAATCAGCTGTCCGAGCAAAAGATCAAGCAGGCGGAAGCTGATGCCATCAGCGCCGTTCGCTCCGCCGCCGTAGACATCGCTATCGCGGCCGCTCAGAAGGTCGCTGCCGAAAAGGCAAGCGGCGCCACAGGCGACGCGCTCTTCCAGAACGCCATCGAGCAGGTTCGCACGCGTCTGAACTGA
- a CDS encoding F-type H+-transporting ATPase subunit b, giving the protein MFVTSAFAASTEAAAQDAHTAGTEVPAEAAGHEGGFPPFNPYYFGSQILWLAITFGIFYLIISRAVAPRIGAILEDRQDRIARDLDEASRMKAESDAAVAAFEKELADARAKAGSIAAEAAAAVKAEAEKERAAVEASLSEKLAAAEKHIASIKSAALAEVGSIAEETVTEIVRQVVGVELTSAEAAAAVKSAAGN; this is encoded by the coding sequence ATGTTCGTGACATCGGCTTTTGCCGCGTCAACGGAAGCTGCAGCGCAGGACGCGCACACTGCCGGAACGGAAGTTCCCGCGGAGGCAGCCGGCCACGAAGGCGGTTTCCCGCCGTTCAACCCGTACTATTTCGGCTCCCAGATCCTCTGGCTGGCGATTACGTTCGGGATTTTCTACCTGATCATTTCCCGCGCGGTTGCGCCTCGCATCGGTGCGATCCTCGAAGATCGTCAGGACCGGATTGCGCGCGACCTCGACGAAGCGTCGCGCATGAAGGCTGAATCGGATGCAGCGGTTGCTGCCTTCGAAAAGGAACTCGCCGACGCCCGCGCCAAGGCCGGCAGCATTGCCGCCGAAGCCGCCGCCGCCGTCAAGGCCGAGGCCGAGAAGGAACGCGCTGCTGTTGAGGCAAGCCTTTCCGAGAAACTCGCCGCTGCTGAAAAGCATATTGCATCGATCAAGTCTGCGGCGCTCGCAGAGGTCGGTTCGATTGCCGAAGAAACCGTAACCGAAATCGTCCGTCAGGTCGTTGGCGTTGAGCTGACGAGTGCGGAAGCCGCTGCCGCCGTCAAGTCGGCCGCAGGCAACTGA
- a CDS encoding ATP synthase F0 subcomplex C subunit, translating into MDPQAAKYIGAGIACLGMGGAGIGLGTIFGNYLAGALRNPSAADGQFGRLIFGFAVTEALGIFSLLVALLALFG; encoded by the coding sequence ATGGATCCTCAAGCAGCAAAGTACATCGGCGCTGGTATCGCTTGCCTCGGCATGGGCGGCGCTGGCATCGGCCTCGGCACCATCTTCGGTAACTACCTCGCTGGCGCACTGCGCAACCCGTCGGCTGCTGACGGCCAGTTCGGCCGCCTGATCTTCGGCTTCGCCGTTACGGAAGCTCTGGGCATCTTCTCGCTGCTCGTAGCACTGCTCGCCCTGTTCGGCTGA
- a CDS encoding F-type H+-transporting ATPase subunit a, which yields MSAADKVDPIHQFHLKELVHIEFGGLNLSFTNSSLFMALTVIAAAGFLYFTTSSRALVPGRAQSVAEMSYEFVANMLRDGAGSHGMKFFPLVFSLFMFVLFANLFGMVPYFFTVTSHIIVTFALAILVIGLVVVYGLYKHGFHFFNLFVPSGVPGVLLPLVVAIEVISFLSRPISLSVRLFANMLAGHITLKVFAGFVFSLGSLGAIGVAGAVLPLLMAVALTGLEFLVAFLQAYVFAVLTCMYLNDALHPGH from the coding sequence GTGTCTGCAGCTGACAAGGTTGATCCGATCCACCAGTTCCACCTCAAGGAACTCGTTCACATCGAATTTGGCGGGTTGAACCTCTCGTTCACCAACTCCTCGCTCTTCATGGCGCTGACCGTCATCGCGGCGGCTGGCTTCCTCTATTTCACGACATCGAGCCGCGCCCTGGTTCCGGGCCGTGCGCAGTCTGTCGCTGAAATGAGCTATGAATTTGTCGCCAACATGCTGCGTGATGGCGCGGGCAGCCACGGGATGAAGTTCTTCCCGCTGGTCTTCTCGCTTTTCATGTTCGTACTGTTCGCCAATCTCTTCGGCATGGTACCTTACTTCTTCACGGTCACCAGCCACATCATCGTTACTTTTGCCCTGGCCATTCTGGTGATCGGGCTGGTCGTGGTTTACGGTCTGTACAAGCACGGCTTCCACTTCTTCAACCTGTTCGTCCCGAGCGGTGTTCCGGGCGTGCTTCTGCCGCTCGTCGTCGCCATCGAGGTCATCTCGTTCCTGTCCCGCCCGATCAGCCTTTCGGTTCGTCTTTTCGCCAACATGCTGGCCGGACACATTACGCTGAAGGTGTTTGCGGGCTTCGTCTTCTCGCTCGGTTCGCTCGGCGCCATCGGCGTCGCCGGCGCTGTCCTGCCGCTGTTGATGGCAGTCGCGCTGACCGGTCTCGAATTCCTTGTCGCGTTCCTCCAGGCCTACGTCTTCGCGGTACTGACCTGCATGTACCTCAACGACGCCCTGCATCCGGGACACTAA
- a CDS encoding ATP synthase protein I has translation MDDGEDGLDKRLNDLGERLAERKTAADRAGDKARGADKSAYSQAIKVSSEFIAGVIAGALIGYLVDTLAGTGPWGLIIFLLLGFCAAVLNVMRALGVVATPQPRKRGDGK, from the coding sequence ATGGATGACGGGGAAGACGGTCTAGACAAGCGCTTGAACGATCTGGGCGAGCGCCTCGCAGAGCGAAAGACGGCCGCTGACAGGGCAGGGGACAAGGCCAGGGGCGCAGACAAAAGCGCATATTCCCAGGCCATCAAGGTTTCCAGCGAGTTCATTGCGGGCGTCATCGCGGGCGCGCTGATCGGTTATCTTGTCGATACGCTGGCCGGAACCGGGCCGTGGGGGTTGATCATCTTCCTCCTTCTCGGGTTCTGCGCGGCGGTGCTGAATGTGATGCGCGCGCTCGGCGTGGTGGCAACGCCACAGCCTCGGAAGCGCGGCGACGGGAAATGA
- a CDS encoding Cell wall hydrolase CwlJ, involved in spore germination codes for MRRNAIALGAGGFVNRKMMTIAAMGLAAHMAFPTETGRSDIAAYLAGLNSGGANMLLTRSPAGSIQQANVVYTDPMQTGSIAGSAGLSLPDGTKVALSNEAKGGDATPDEARVTRNLKKSRILAIIPVAPPKAFSAGSILDRTSFNFKPVSKLDTELAFVKPKITGKELQIAGTFYVKKAPQSVDDSVPTEIAGLVNNRRADILATAYASSGPDYARVSPFDSILNQNADDGRFVPEIGPKDHPWAATPLPAIVFTAEEQDCLTRGIYFEARGEEVKGQAAVAQVILNRVRNPAYPKTICGVVYQNEDWKNRCQFSFACDNFLDRILNRDSWKIAKDVAMAVTAGKIWLPEVGSATHYHATYVHPAWARTMIRVARIGDHIFYRTRYGGWS; via the coding sequence GTGCGTAGGAATGCGATTGCGCTTGGCGCCGGCGGCTTTGTGAACCGCAAGATGATGACGATTGCCGCCATGGGCCTCGCCGCCCATATGGCGTTTCCCACCGAAACGGGACGTTCGGACATTGCCGCCTATCTCGCCGGCCTCAACAGCGGTGGCGCCAATATGCTGCTCACCCGCTCGCCGGCAGGTTCGATCCAGCAGGCGAATGTCGTCTACACGGATCCCATGCAGACCGGCAGCATTGCCGGCAGCGCCGGTCTCTCCTTGCCGGACGGCACAAAGGTGGCGCTGAGCAACGAAGCCAAGGGCGGTGACGCGACGCCGGACGAAGCGCGCGTGACCCGGAACCTGAAGAAATCCCGTATTCTCGCCATCATTCCGGTGGCGCCACCAAAAGCATTCTCGGCCGGTTCGATCCTCGACCGGACGAGCTTCAATTTCAAACCGGTCAGCAAGCTCGATACGGAACTCGCCTTCGTGAAGCCGAAGATCACCGGCAAGGAACTGCAGATTGCCGGTACGTTCTATGTGAAGAAGGCGCCGCAGTCGGTGGATGACAGCGTGCCGACCGAGATCGCCGGATTGGTCAACAACAGGCGCGCCGACATACTTGCCACCGCCTATGCCAGTTCCGGGCCGGATTACGCCCGGGTTTCTCCCTTCGATTCGATTCTGAACCAGAATGCGGATGACGGTCGCTTCGTGCCGGAAATCGGGCCGAAGGATCATCCTTGGGCCGCCACGCCGCTGCCGGCGATCGTCTTCACCGCCGAGGAGCAGGACTGCCTGACGCGCGGCATCTATTTCGAGGCGCGTGGCGAGGAGGTCAAGGGCCAGGCCGCCGTGGCCCAGGTCATTCTCAATCGTGTGCGCAATCCCGCCTATCCGAAAACCATCTGCGGCGTGGTCTATCAGAACGAAGACTGGAAGAACCGCTGCCAGTTCTCCTTCGCCTGCGACAACTTTCTCGACCGAATCCTGAACCGCGACAGCTGGAAGATCGCCAAGGATGTCGCCATGGCGGTGACGGCCGGCAAGATATGGCTGCCGGAAGTCGGCTCGGCGACGCATTATCACGCCACCTATGTTCATCCCGCCTGGGCGCGCACGATGATCCGGGTCGCCCGCATCGGCGATCACATCTTCTACCGCACCCGTTATGGCGGTTGGAGTTGA